From the genome of Triticum aestivum cultivar Chinese Spring chromosome 3B, IWGSC CS RefSeq v2.1, whole genome shotgun sequence, one region includes:
- the LOC123070177 gene encoding mitochondrial import receptor subunit TOM7-1, with protein sequence MASRPSLKPKPKGKGAKRGSSAAEDEQSTAAVAVQLAKEWSTWTMKTAKVVAHWGFIPLIIVVGMTKGDEPKPSLLQLLTPV encoded by the coding sequence ATGGCGTCGCGGCCGTCGCTGAAGCCGAAGCCGAAGGGCAAGGGTGCGAAGAGGGGCTCGTCCGCGGCCGAGGACGAGCAGTCCACCGCGGCGGTGGCGGTGCAGCTCGCCAAGGAGTGGAGCACGTGGACGATGAAGACGGCGAAGGTGGTGGCGCACTGGGGCTTCATCCCGCTCATCATCGTCGTCGGCATGACTAAGGGAGACGAGCCCAAACCTAGCTTGCTCCAGCTTCTGACCCCCGTCTGA